One region of Populus trichocarpa isolate Nisqually-1 chromosome 4, P.trichocarpa_v4.1, whole genome shotgun sequence genomic DNA includes:
- the LOC7472572 gene encoding cytochrome P450 710A1, protein MTTLLLSCATFLSTLVPYIISFVIFLVLVEQVSYLIKKRGAPGPVFVLPFIGNAISLVRDPTSFWDTQSANSSRSGFSANYIIGRFILYIRDTNLSHLIFSNIRPDAFLLVGHPFGKKLFGEHNLIYKFGQEHKDLRRRIAPNFTPRALSTYTSLQQIIILKHLKKWESLSSNSPNKSISLRLLVRDMNLETSQTVFVGPYLSEEERERFKLDYNMFNVGLMKLPIDLPGFAFRNARLAVDRLAETLSECVMKSKKKMDNNHEPSCLIDFWMQEMLKEISAAKSAGEPVPPHTSEAEIGGHLFDFLFAAQDASTSSLLWAVALLDSNPEVLLKVRKEVSSFWSPESDGLINTEQLREMKYTQAVAREVLRYRAPATLVPHVAMKEFALTESYTIPKGTIVFPSVLDSSFQGFTKPDRFDPDRFSEDRQEDQLFKKNFLTFGAGAHQCVGQRYALNHLVLFIAMFCALLDFKRYRADGCDDIVYNPTICPKDGCIVSLKRRGTRYPNLSLE, encoded by the coding sequence atgacaaccTTGCTATTGTCCTGTGCAACTTTCTTATCAACTCTAGTTCCATACATAATTTCTTTCGTTATTTTCCTCGTTTTGGTGGAGCAGGTGAGTTATTTGATAAAGAAACGAGGAGCTCCGGGTCCTGTTTTTGTGCTTCCATTTATTGGCAACGCAATTTCTTTAGTAAGAGATCCAACTTCATTCTGGGACACCCAATCCGCCAATAGCTCTCGTTCTGGATTCTCTGCTAACTATATAATCGGGAGGTTCATATTGTACATTCGCGACACTAATCTCTCCCACCTCATTTTCTCAAACATAAGGCCTGATGCTTTCTTGCTTGTTGGCCACCCTTTTGGGAAGAAGCTATTTGGTGAGCATAATTTGATTTATAAGTTCGGTCAGGAACACAAGGATCTCCGCCGCCGAATCGCTCCCAACTTCACTCCTCGTGCTCTTTCAACCTACACCTCACTCCAGCAGATAATCATTCTCAAGCACTTGAAAAAATGGGAGAGCTTATCCTCAAACAGTCCAAACAAGTCCATCTCTCTCCGCTTGTTAGTTCGAGACATGAACCTCGAGACTTCACAGACCGTTTTTGTCGGCCCGTATTTGAGCGAAGAAGAGCGGGAGCGATTCAAGCTGGATTACAATATGTTCAACGTTGGACTAATGAAACTCCCTATTGATCTCCCAGGTTTCGCATTTCGAAATGCCAGGTTGGCTGTTGACAGGTTAGCAGAAACCCTCTCAGAATGTGTAATgaagagcaagaaaaaaatggacaatAACCATGAACCATCTTGCTTGATAGATTTCTGGATGCAAGAAATGCTTAAAGAAATCTCCGCTGCCAAATCCGCTGGAGAGCCAGTTCCACCGCACACTAGTGAAGCCGAGATCGGAGGCCACCTCTTTGACTTCCTCTTTGCTGCTCAGGATGCTTCAACGTCATCGCTCCTTTGGGCGGTGGCGCTTCTCGACTCGAACCCGGAAGTCCTGCTGAAGGTTCGAAAGGAAGTGTCGAGTTTCTGGTCACCAGAATCTGATGGTTTAATAAACACGGAGCAGCTCAGGGAAATGAAGTACACGCAGGCGGTGGCGCGTGAGGTGCTGAGGTACCGCGCCCCTGCGACGTTAGTCCCCCATGTAGCTATGAAGGAGTTTGCTTTGACGGAGTCGTACACGATTCCTAAAGGGACCATTGTGTTCCCGTCGGTTTTAGACAGTTCATTTCAAGGGTTCACTAAACCGGACCGGTTTGACCCGGACCGTTTCTCTGAGGACAGGCAAGAGGATCAGTTATTCAAAAAGAATTTCTTAACTTTTGGAGCTGGAGCCCACCAGTGTGTGGGTCAAAGGTATGCCCTCAATCATTTGGTTTTATTCATCGCCATGTTCTGTGCGTTGCTTGATTTTAAGCGGTACAGAGCGGACGGCTGTGATGATATTGTTTACAATCCAACTATCTGTCCAAAGGATGGCTGCATTGTTTCCTTGAAAAGGCGGGGCACGCGATATCCTAATCTCTCTTTGGAGTGA